A single window of Microbispora hainanensis DNA harbors:
- a CDS encoding DsrE family protein: MARSLVIKVTAGADAPERCNQAFTIAAAALASGVPVSLWLTGESAWFALPGRAKEFTLAEAAPLEDLLDAVLAAGRVTLCTQCAARRGITVDDVIDGVRIAGASTFVEEALGEGVQALVY, encoded by the coding sequence ATGGCGAGATCACTGGTGATAAAGGTGACGGCGGGGGCGGACGCCCCGGAGCGGTGCAACCAGGCGTTCACGATCGCGGCGGCCGCGCTGGCGAGCGGTGTCCCGGTCTCGCTGTGGCTGACCGGTGAATCCGCGTGGTTCGCGCTGCCGGGCCGGGCCAAGGAGTTCACCCTGGCCGAGGCCGCCCCGCTGGAGGACCTGCTCGACGCCGTGCTCGCCGCGGGCAGGGTCACGCTGTGCACCCAGTGCGCGGCCCGCAGGGGCATCACCGTTGACGATGTGATCGACGGCGTGCGCATCGCCGGGGCCTCCACGTTCGTCGAGGAGGCCCTGGGCGAGGGCGTGCAGGCGCTGGTCTACTGA
- a CDS encoding FABP family protein — translation MDVHPDLEPIAFLLGRWEGAGVIGYPTMESANFGQEIVFGHTGKPFLTYESRTWLLDAEGDKVRPLSTETGFWRIQPERQIEVCLAHPTGIVEIYVGEVVFHKIELRTDVVARTTTAKEYNAGHRLYGLVNGNLMYAYDMAAMGHPLQSHASAELKRVGDFESE, via the coding sequence ATGGACGTACATCCCGACCTCGAGCCGATCGCCTTCCTCCTGGGCCGCTGGGAGGGGGCCGGGGTGATCGGATATCCCACCATGGAGAGCGCCAACTTCGGCCAGGAGATCGTCTTCGGGCACACCGGGAAGCCGTTCCTGACCTACGAGAGCCGCACGTGGCTGCTCGACGCCGAGGGCGACAAGGTCCGGCCCCTGTCCACCGAGACGGGGTTCTGGCGGATCCAGCCCGAGCGCCAGATCGAGGTGTGCCTCGCGCACCCGACCGGCATCGTGGAGATCTACGTGGGAGAGGTCGTCTTCCACAAGATCGAGTTGCGTACGGACGTGGTCGCGCGGACCACGACGGCCAAGGAGTACAACGCGGGTCACCGGCTCTACGGCCTGGTCAACGGCAACCTCATGTACGCCTACGACATGGCGGCGATGGGGCACCCGCTGCAGTCGCACGCCTCGGCGGAGCTCAAGCGGGTCGGCGACTTCGAGTCCGAATAG
- a CDS encoding Fur family transcriptional regulator: MAETWHEELRARGYRITPQRQLVLEAVTELGHATPEDICCRVQQTARGVNISTVYRTLELLEELGLVTHTHLGHGAPTYHLASEADHVHLVCRGCGEVTEVAPEMVDGLVSALDKELGFATDVRHLTVFGYCSKCRL, from the coding sequence ATGGCCGAGACTTGGCACGAGGAGCTGCGGGCCCGCGGCTACCGGATCACCCCCCAACGCCAGCTCGTGCTGGAAGCGGTGACCGAGCTGGGACACGCCACACCCGAGGACATCTGCTGCCGGGTGCAGCAGACGGCCAGGGGCGTCAACATCTCGACCGTCTATCGGACCCTCGAACTCCTGGAGGAGCTCGGGCTGGTCACCCACACCCATCTCGGTCACGGTGCTCCCACCTATCACCTCGCCTCCGAGGCCGACCACGTCCACCTCGTCTGCCGGGGGTGCGGCGAGGTCACCGAGGTGGCCCCCGAGATGGTGGACGGCCTCGTCTCGGCCCTGGACAAGGAACTGGGCTTCGCGACCGACGTCCGCCATCTGACGGTTTTCGGGTATTGCAGCAAATGTCGCCTATGA